From Equus przewalskii isolate Varuska chromosome 2, EquPr2, whole genome shotgun sequence:
AACGAATTTTAGTGTCAGTGTTGAAGGGAGTATGTCACCTCACAGGTGTTTTTTAATCAGCTCTCAAGATTTGCATTCTTCTCTCAAATTTAAGAAATGGGCAAGTTAGAATAGTGACTTTTAGGATAGAATGAAAATGTACACACAGACCTAACCTTTCTGTCCAAAGCTTTTATATCAAACACTGTTCTGAATATGTGCTTGGCTTCTGTCAGAATATGGTTCTGGAAAGGAGCTAGATTTGGACAGTAACTTTGTAAAGCCGAGAGTTCTTGGTGGTGGTATTGCTGACattgagggaggaagagaaggcaatTTAGCCTCTTAGATCAGCAGTTCCTGCTTCAGGCTGGTAAATATTATCTTGAAATTCTCAAGTTGAAAACCAGTCCCAACCCTATTTCTTTACAGGAAACTCTTATGTTTAGTATCTTGGTTAGGGCTTCCCAGTCCAGGAATTTTTCCAGTCCTGTTATTTCTTGGTAGTATGCTTTTGTAGTCTGTGCATGAGTGTAGTATCTTTTGATATAGTGATGTCTTGATTATTATTTGATTCTGTCTTCATCTCCACAAGTGGCTAGTGCAGCAGTCTTCCCTGCGTGGTATGAGGAAGACAACTACATGAAATAATAGCGGtagataaatttgagaaaaatagcaaaataaatttgAGGTTAATGCTTTCATCTCTTTTAAGGTAAGGTATATTCTGCTTGCTTACACAAGAACTAttggcattttccttttttcgTTTGAAACAAAAAATCCGAAAAacacttttggttttattttaagaaatttttgttttagcatACAACATAGACGTGacatttgtttctctcttgtcTTGTTTTCTAAAGTTAATTCTtaaaacacaggggaaaaaattTGATAGAATTACTTGGTAGTTCAGCTATAACAGATCTTATTTCAATAATAACTTTATGGTATGTATTCACGTGTTTTCAAACATATGCCTTAGGAAATCTTTCAAGTGCTTTAATACTCTGAAGTGTTTATAGCTGAATGAACCAACTAGTAAAAGTGGGGTCTGGTTGATTTTCTAGAATAATATCGAGAGATTGTGAATCGTTCCAGGCTTGCCAACTGAACTTTCATTCATTATCAAAGTTTGCAAACTTCCCAAGCCCCTTAACATTTAGCACATTTGAGGATGTTCGTGATGCTGAAGATGCTTTACATAATTTGGACAGAAAATGGATTTGCGGACGCCAGATTGAAATACAGTTTGCACAGGGTGATCGGAAGAGTGAGTACCGTTATGCCTATTATATCACTTTTTAGCATTTTGAGATTTCTTGAAAGAATTTCTGCGATTTGTCTCTGTTCAAAACCCAAAAAGAGTTTTTGAGAAGACAGAGTATCTTGAATTCGTTGCTTCATCATATTTTTTAGATGTATTACAAAGTTTCAGGGTAGACATAAGGTAGAAAGTGGAGATCAGAATGCCTGAAATATGTTTGGACTGTTAAGAAAGTGGATCAGTACTGTCAGCCATGGCATGTTTAGTATCCTGGGGGTGGAATTGAAAGGgataaaatttggaaagttttgggTCTCTCGTGccatttcttttcctcataaAGATCTTCAAGGTAGAATTGGGTACTTAATGTGGATGCAAGGCTATGgaaatgaacaagtagaattaGATTGGGAACGCCTATATAAATTAAACCTTGAACAGATTTTATATTAGCACTTGTTTTTTAATGGTATGCAGTCATACACCAGGTGTTAGCTGCATGCTATTGAGGCAAGAatacaggctttggagtcaaatagacctgggtttgaattctggctcaaTTGTTATGTTACCTTGGGcaaaatactaaaagaagttaaaatagcTCCTGAAGAGCACTTAGGTAGACACAAGCTATTagtaattttctgtttctcaggtTGGGTGATGTTTTCCTGGGTATTTGCTATGTTAtttatacatacatgcacacatacataaagTATCTGCTTCATAGAATTGAATGACATGACATAAGAATTGAGGACTGTCCAGGGGTGTGGGTGTGTCTGAGGCATTCAGTCTCCACAAGTGGCTAGTGTAGCAGTCTTAGTCTCTTAGAACTGTGTATATATTATTGCATTTTGACCCTACACATTGTTCATAGGTCACCAGTGAGTATTTTATCCTTGGTAATTGTGTTCCTAATGAATGGAAACCATGGCAGGATAACTCCAAAATAGGATATGGTTCAAAAGCCATTCATATTTtagtttggaattttaaaaaaatactttaatggTACATTTTCCTAATGCCAAAGTAGTTGGCTTGTTTTTGAACAGCAAGCTAGATAGatgtctttgggggaaaaaatagttGGGAAGGTATTTGAAAGtatcatttttaacataaaacagTCTTCTGGTAAGACTTCCTTGAAGACAAACAAATACTTTGTCATGATTAATATTCACAATTAATCTTTATACAGATTGAGGGTATAAGGGGAGAGGATGCAGTAATTTTTCCTATAATTTGAAGACTTAAATACATAAGTATttaatgtttctaaatatttctgtTCTGTGTTATTTCATAGCTCCAAATCAGATGAaagccaaggaaggaaggaatgtgtACAGTTCTTCACGCTATGATGATTATGACAGATACAGACGTTCTAGAAGCCGAAGTTATGAAAGAAGGAGATCAAGAAGTCGGTCCTTTGATTACAACTACAGAAGATCTTATAGTCCTAGAAAGTAAGTGTGACGTGTAGCACCGTGATCTGTCAGGAAAAATTTGTGTtgattagctttttttttcctagtttttttttcttgttttttttttccccgttttttttacttttttgtatacttttaattatatacATTGTATGCTCATTGAGACTAAAGATATTTTAGtgcttcatttaaaaagttttatgctTCACTAAATTAGAAACTTTTTTAAAGACTCTGTAAATAGACGTTTGTCACTGTTTGCTTTTTCTGATGTACTTTTTAGCAGTAGACCGACTGGAAGACCACGGCGTAGCAGAAGCCATTCCGACAATGATAGGTAAATAACTTTGCTTTGAAAAAGACTTATACATTTTTCAATTTCAGAGTGAACTTTTgctctaaaaataacaaatttgattaatataaaatctaatttttactCTAATTGTATCTCTCCTCTGTTTTGAAAGATTCAAACACCGAAATCGATCTTTTTCAAGATCTAAATCCAATTCAAGATCACGGTCCAAGTCCCAGcccaagaaagaaatgaaggctaAGTCACGTTCTAGGTCTGCATCTCACACCAAAGCTAGAGGCACCTCTAAAACAGATTCCAAAACACATTATAAGTCTGGCTCAAGATATGAAAAGGAatcaaggaaaaaagaaccaCCTAGATCCAAATCTCAGTCAAGATCACAGTCTAGGTCTAGGTCAAAGTCTAGATCAAGGTCTTGGACTAGTCCTAAGTCCAGTGGCCACTGATAGATAAACCGTGATATTTTTAGGCATGtatcattcatttactcatagTTTGGTTTACTTAAATTATCAGGAATACAATGTTGCAATGATGCTTAAAAAACACTTGTCAGTTTTCCCTGTACCAGGCaatggttataattaaaatgatatgCTGTTGAGAAGCCACTCTTAAGAGTCCAGTTTGTTTAATGTTATGGGCAGCTACCAATTTGTGGTGTCTCTGTATATTTTTGTAAAGATTCTCATTTTTTATGCTTGAAGTATTGGTGAAAAGATGTTGGTTGACCATAATTTGCAACATTGTCTtactaaaaataaactttcatatCCATATTTGGTAGAACTGTTAACCTAGAAATGTAGCTTGCTAATAAGATAGAATGATACAAAGTGAAGTTGTAGCCACAGTACAACACTGATCAGACACATTTAGGTTCAGG
This genomic window contains:
- the SRSF10 gene encoding serine/arginine-rich splicing factor 10 isoform X1, with the translated sequence MSRYLRPPNTSLFVRNVADDTRSEDLRREFGRYGPIVDVYVPLDFYTRRPRGFAYVQFEDVRDAEDALHNLDRKWICGRQIEIQFAQGDRKTPNQMKAKEGRNVYSSSRYDDYDRYRRSRSRSYERRRSRSRSFDYNYRRSYSPRNSRPTGRPRRSRSHSDNDRFKHRNRSFSRSKSNSRSRSKSQPKKEMKAKSRSRSASHTKARGTSKTDSKTHYKSGSRYEKESRKKEPPRSKSQSRSQSRSRSKSRSRSWTSPKSSGH
- the SRSF10 gene encoding serine/arginine-rich splicing factor 10 isoform X5, which encodes MSRYLRPPNTSLFVRNVADDTRSEDLRREFGRYGPIVDVYVPLDFYTRRPRGFAYVQFEDVRDAEDALHNLDRKWICGRQIEIQFAQGDRKTPNQMKAKEGRNVYSSSRYDDYDRYRRSRSRSYERRRSRSRSFDYNYRRSYSPRNSRPTGRPRRSRSHSDNDSQISKKKNDR
- the SRSF10 gene encoding serine/arginine-rich splicing factor 10 isoform X8; this encodes MSRYLRPPNTSLFVRNVADDTRSEDLRREFGRYGPIVDVYVPLDFYTRRPRGFAYVQFEDVRDAEDALHNLDRKWICGRQIEIQFAQGDRKTPNQMKAKEGRNVYSSSRYDDYDRYRRSRSRSYERRRSRSRSFDYNYRRSYSPRNSRPTGRPRRSRSHSDNDRFKHRNRSFSRSKSNSRSRSKSQPKKEMKAKSRSRPNCSWNTQYSSAYYTSRKI
- the SRSF10 gene encoding serine/arginine-rich splicing factor 10 isoform X3: MSRYLRPPNTSLFVRNVADDTRSEDLRREFGRYGPIVDVYVPLDFYTRRPRGFAYVQFEDVRDAEDALHNLDRKWICGRQIEIQFAQGDRKTPNQMKAKEGRNVYSSSRYDDYDRYRRSRSRSYERRRSRSRSFDYNYRRSYSPRNSRPTGRPRRSRSHSDNDRPNCSWNTQYSSAYYTSRKI
- the SRSF10 gene encoding serine/arginine-rich splicing factor 10 isoform X4 → MSRYLRPPNTSLFVRNVADDTRSEDLRREFGRYGPIVDVYVPLDFYTRRPRGFAYVQFEDVRDAEDALHNLDRKWICGRQIEIQFAQGDRKTPNQMKAKEGRNVYSSSRYDDYDRYRRSRSRSYERRRSRSRSFDYNYRRSYSPRNRPTGRPRRSRSHSDNDRPNCSWNTQYSSAYYTSRKI
- the SRSF10 gene encoding serine/arginine-rich splicing factor 10 isoform X6; translated protein: MSRYLRPPNTSLFVRNVADDTRSEDLRREFGRYGPIVDVYVPLDFYTRRPRGFAYVQFEDVRDAEDALHNLDRKWICGRQIEIQFAQGDRKTPNQMKAKEGRNVYSSSRYDDYDRYRRSRSRSYERRRSRSRSFDYNYRRSYSPRNRPTGRPRRSRSHSDNDSQISKKKNDR
- the SRSF10 gene encoding serine/arginine-rich splicing factor 10 isoform X7, encoding MSRYLRPPNTSLFVRNVADDTRSEDLRREFGRYGPIVDVYVPLDFYTRRPRGFAYVQFEDVRDAEDALHNLDRKWICGRQIEIQFAQGDRKTPNQMKAKEGRNVYSSSRYDDYDRYRRSRSRSYERRRSRSRSFDYNYRRSYSPRKPNCSWNTQYSSAYYTSRKI
- the SRSF10 gene encoding serine/arginine-rich splicing factor 10 isoform X2, which gives rise to MSRYLRPPNTSLFVRNVADDTRSEDLRREFGRYGPIVDVYVPLDFYTRRPRGFAYVQFEDVRDAEDALHNLDRKWICGRQIEIQFAQGDRKTPNQMKAKEGRNVYSSSRYDDYDRYRRSRSRSYERRRSRSRSFDYNYRRSYSPRNRPTGRPRRSRSHSDNDRFKHRNRSFSRSKSNSRSRSKSQPKKEMKAKSRSRSASHTKARGTSKTDSKTHYKSGSRYEKESRKKEPPRSKSQSRSQSRSRSKSRSRSWTSPKSSGH